ctgattcaaatggctaaattacgtcctcaacatgtcttgcagttctccagaggcctggtaatgaactaatcatttgattcaggtgtgttgacacagggtgagatctaaaacctgcaggacaccggccctcgtggcctggagttggggaccATTGGTTTAGGTCTTCTTCCAGACCTTGGCCAAGTGGTGACAAATCAGAATAACTTgtattttcatacattttttgAGCCGATGAGCTtggaatctgcagttgtttagaaattGCTCCAAGAGACCTTCCCAACCTGTGTAAATCTATACTTCTCCTTAGATTTGCACAGGATTCCTTGGACTTTCTGGTTCTCATTTTTGGTCAGTTCAATGAGGCCTGTAAAACAAAGCCTTTTTATGCTTGCAATGAGAAACTACCAGTTCTATTCTTTTATGAACTGATATGATCATAATTTAAATCATGATGTCTTCAGAAAATGAACTAAAATGGGAACAACAGCTGTACGAAGGTCACGAGGATCACATACCTCACCTTGTTGTATGTATATGATCATTGTTATTGTCTGTCACTAAGATTAAGCGAAATCTGCAGCGCTGACTTTCTTTTCTGTGTTATAAAGTTGATCTCTAATattacaaaacagaaaacagacataTTGTGCCCTTATCCCCCACCCCCATATTAACATTGTCTACTCAAGCTCTTATATGGGAGCTTACAGATCaaatgttttagaaaaaaaatagtttcaaaatactattatttggagTATGGGTGGGTCactggaattttttttcttaaacggATACCTAACAAGTAAGACTTCCTAATGTTTTGGGATCCCGAACTGTTCCTTGGGATCCCTATTTGCAGgcagttttgtttagtttttgtaaAACTGTCAGAAACTCACTGAGGTAATAAGCTCTTTCGGTTGTGTTTGATGTGaacttattttttgtttgaacATATTTAAGATAATTGGTTTGTTTAATcccctatttatttattcatttatttatttatttaaagtgtttgttttaaaatgtggcTTTTGAAGAATCTTGTCAAacttatgccaaattacagcgTTGTCAAAAAAGGCTATACAGAAGTAGCAAGTTAATGGGACTATTTTGTTCTATGggtatgaaaatgtttttggataAAACATGAAATCTTATCTCCTGCTTCCCGGCACCCCCATCAGCTCgttctctctcctcctcaggTCCAGAGACTATGATGGTTTCctgtcctctctcctcctcccagAGAAGGCACGGCGCTCTTCTCTGGCTCTGAGGGCCTTTAATGTGGAGCTGGCACAGGCAGGTATTGGTACAATCAGGCTGAATGCAGAATGATTACTgataatgctgctgtttttctaCTACTTGCGTCACTGCCGCTGCTGCTACTGTTATACCGCCACTATTCCTGACTATCCTGTATCCTGACTTTCctcttgtttaaaaataaaaaagaaaggaattTTATGAAATCCTTGCAGTGGCTAATTTCAGATCCTTGTCCTTCTCAAACTGGCTCATCAACCATTTGTTTTGCTCGTGTTTCTCTACAAGGTGAAGGACTCTGTTTCCCAAAAGACCATTGGTTTGATGCGAATGCAGTTTTGGAAGACGGCTATAGAAGAAATCTACAGAGATGAGCCTCCGAACCAACCAGTCAGCACCGAGCTGTGGAGGGTAAATATTAGCTAGCAGAATACAAAGAATTATAAGGTGTATTTTCTTCATGTTAGCAATATGTAGCGGAAACACTGTCAGAATGTTGGATGTcttatttcagttttaaatgTGCCATGCAATGTGTcggttttctgtgtttctgtcccTCGGCTTCAATTAGCTGAGGGGCGCTAAGCCGAATCAGTGTTGCACCTCAGCTAATTAAGTCTGGATGGTGTTTTTCAGGCAGTGAGGACAcataaactgacaaagagatgGCTGCTGAGGATCATAACAGAAAGAGTAAGACAAAATTAAGATGTTCATTAAATTCAAATTGCTGTAAGTTTAAATTGTGATATAATAAATGAAGCTGCTGATGAGTGAAACTGAACACGAATAACCGCTTAAATGTGACAATAAAAACTTGTCTTTGcatatattttccttttttcctttttaatttattatttttgctttgtgggTTACCTACAAGACCTGTCAGATGTTTGCATCCTGTGCCATTGGAGGTTAAATAATTCCTTATTTTAATGGAATTAAAAACTAAACTTGCCAGCTGCTATTTAgtgtaattaaaaatgtaaaaagtgacatttctgttattaaaactttctgttttacCAGGAAAAGGACTTGGATGACAGAGCCTACAGGAACCTTCAGGAGCTGGAGGCGTATTCAGAGAACACACAGTCATCCTTGATGTACCTCCTGCTGGAGTGTTTAGGTAAGAAACTGTGTTGATAGCTAAAAGACTAACAGTACCAGTGGTTATACATTGAGGGGTGTCCTGAGTCCCTCCTAAAGACCTTTATCTGGGCATATCCATCCATATTTTATGGGTCATTATTGGCTGAAACAAATCCAGTCAAAATCcagtagtttctttttttcagctctGCTGTGTGTTGTCACTTCAGCGTGCCCGTGTGGCTGCAGGTTCCTTTAATCACAGCCGGATTCTGCACAGCAGCATTTCACTGGATATGAGAGTGAAAGTTAACAGAgtgtgaaaagggaaaaattATCTGGTCACACCAGTGATTGTCTCTGCTCTGACAGCTGTGCCGGCCTAAGCCAGCTTTTCTAACCCTCTTAGCAAATTCACAAGTTTCATTTTAGCCAGCACAAATTCTCCTTTTCACCATTTAAGCTAATAAGTTTTCCATTGAAAAACTTAAATATAGGTCAAAATAAGTGGTCTGTTGTTCAATTTGTCTTCTTTCTGCATTCTGTATCCTGCCAAATATTGTTTCTGGTGTTTTGTGCTGGTGGAATCATCATTCTGTAATACCAGCAGACCCCTCCCTCTAACTGTGTCACATTGTGAGTCACATTCTTCTAGATGGTGAGAAGTAAATATGCCAGGAGGCTAGAAGAAGGCTGTGGCTATTACTCTAATGTGCCAAATACATATTTAATTAACATTGAAGTAAATCTATAGGTGTCAGATTGGATTATGAATTGGAGACATCCAAAATGAAAGGATTAGAATTGGGCCCCTCAAAATGAGAAAAGTTGTCCGTTTTAGATACTTTAATTTGTGTACTTTGGTGTTACGAAAAAAAATTAATGGTTttgatccacacagcattttttctatttttaatttcCAGAAGAAAAACATGGTTATGCCTCAAGTGAGGAGTGTGATTTACCTGTGAAAATGAATTATAGAAGGTGATGCCAAACTGTGTGGCTGTCTTTCTTTGCAGGTGTCAAAAATGTCCATGCAGACCACGCAGCGAGTCACATCGGTAAAGCTCAGGGAATCGTAACATGTCTGAGAGCGACTCCTTATCACAGCAGCCGACGGAAAGTCTACCTGCCCATGGACATCTGCATGTTGGTGAGTTGaactttttctttgatttcaggCCTGAAGGAGCGATTTTCCCAAAACTTGGGTGAGGTTTGAGCTGCAGCTGTTGATGAAGGTGACACGTCTGATAAACTGTGGTTTTGTTGACCCAAATCAAACCCAGGAAATCAACAAATTCAGGACTTGAgccaaatgatttttttggcaTCATCATCAGCAGATTAATGTgcctttgttatttatttattgtgttaAATTCATTTCTCAAAAGTCTTACCCCTGTGTTAACCTTAACTTTGCCTTACTCAGGCAACTAAATCAAGTCCCGTGaaaatcagtttattttgtgtgtatccaagcaggatttttaaaatttagatTAACATCGCATCCAGTTTAGAAACCAATCATGGTCCAGTTTACACTAGAGTGATGTGAAAACTTGAAGCCTGAATTGCATACAAACTTTGCAAGGCTTTTTCAGAAGGCATGGATGTAATTTAAGCATTTCTAGCCTTGTAACAGAAACCTAAGAGTGCTTTCAGTGAAGGATCTTTTAAGTGCTACTTCATATTTAGCTGAGTCTGAATCTTCCTCACAAAAGTAACATAAGGCAATCCCACACATGCCAGCAAACATTTGACCGACTCATGGCATGACATGTTGTCAGGTGACGTTCTTGTTGGAACAGTATTGAAATTTTTGTCCACCATAAACcgaaaacaaaacagtgaggCATTGTTACACAACAACAATATGGCAAAACCCTCCTAGTTTGCATATTTGCACGCACAGCAGAAAACAAATGACACCTCAAACAATTTGCATCCACACGCTGAGCCATCTGTCACACACTCCGAACAACAACAACCCAGCGATGCAGAGGGAGCCAGGATGCGCTGGGGTGTATTTACTGTGCAGATGCGTTTGGACTGTTGAGTGTAGCGTGCAGGTGCTGCCTTTAAAATCTTCAGCTGCTGAAGACCTGAGGCCTTGTGAGAAAACCTACCTCATGTCATCTCCCTCTGCTGCCTTAAGAGGGCGCTGGTGGTGTGCTGTAATACTCTGCACATGTACACATGCACACTTCAGCTCATATTTTCCATGCAGGGTGACTTGCACATCACTAATGAACTAACAAAACGTTATAATGTAATGTTCCCTTAATTAGCAAACAGGAGTTGAATTTCTAGGACACAGCAGGCAGGCATGATGGAATAAATTGTCCCGATACTCGAACGATCACTCATGTTTAAAAAAGCACAAGGGGAGCAAGTTGAGGAGGGAAAAGGGGCTGATAAGTAGACTGAAGAGCCAATTTTGTTGAAACAGTCAATCAAATCACTGCAAAAAATCACAAGGGGATCTGATTATTTTTTTGATGCAACATTCATCTTTTGAATTACcataaaatcttttcttttttgtttctatttACAAAGATTTGCCTGATTGAATTTAATTACATTTCAGTTCATATATCAGTCTTAAGATTTAATTAATTACCACAatataatattaaaacttaattGTTAACCTCtgcttttttggttttgctgGATAGGAAGGATGGAGCACAAAAGCAGGACAAAAACTTTTATGTTATACCAAATTATATTGAAGAGCAACAGAAAATGCTTTTCCAACACAGCTCACTGGTTAAGCTGGATTTATAGTACTGTTAGAACAACACACCACAGCCTGATGAGAACCTTCGTAGTTAAGTCACACATTGCACTTACACAGGCTTTAATAACTCTGATTGGTCTTCATGGTTGTAATATGCCACATAAACACGGTTTATTGATTGACACAGGGATAATGTTTCTGTTCAACTAAGTCTAATGGGCTGTAATTGTATCTAATTTGTTCAAATTGCTGTTACAATAGCTGCTGTTCTTCCCCCAAAATATTTTTAGAGCTCTGACTATCCGTGTGTAGGTTCCAGTGGATCTAAGAGGTCTGCTCTCTTTTACTGCgttttagttttaaataaatatttcatatttatttgctTGTTAAATTATTAGGTTAGATGAGGTAACAACCCTGTTTCCAGGTCCAATCACCTGGATTAGTTAGAAACCAACAGTGTATGCTACAGCTGATGGGCTCGCGTTGTTCTCCAATGACTCTTTGGCCAAATAAGATTTCAGGGTCGGCATGAAGCTTAGGATCAAAACTTTTTCACAGCAAGTAATCCAAACCACACAGCAGCATATTAATGACTTCCTTTGTGTTATGGATGGGCTAATTTCACAAGCTCTGGCATTTATCTTTGCCTGCTGAGCATCCTTATGTATATTTATGGAGGAAAATTTAACCTTCATCCTAGAGCTTCGCTGTGCTAATGTACTAGTCTAAAAAACACTTTGTAGCTACCCACAAGATGGCACATTGTTATGTCAGCCAACTGCAGTGACTCTCCAAATGTCATTGGTAATTAGGTTTTAGTCTTTAACATGTCCAAAGTTATAATTGTGGTGTCACAGTCTTCACAGTCTTGTGAAAATGAGAACCAAAACTGAATTCACCCCATACTTCAGAAACTTGTAAAGCCACCACTAGTAGTATCATTTTCAGTATGACTTTATCAGCATCTCAAATCATTGTTGAGGAATTTGTTTGCAGCATtatttcagttcattgaggtttgcacaTTTCTGTTCACAGCTCTTTTGAGGTCCTGTTACAGCATTTCAGTCTGACTGTAGAGTTCTTTGGTATACAGAGCAGTTCAGTCAACCCATAATGCAGTaaacccaaatcatcacacCTCCACCGCCGTGCTTGACAGCTGCTATggggtgtttgtgctgatgtatcattaactgaggcctgcagagatgtagctcttgagttttttgcagtttctttcaCTGAGCAGTCAGACCTTGCAGTGAATTTGCTGGGGCGTCCTCtccttggcattgtgttaacacatacCTGAATGTGCCAAACTGGCAAACTGCCCAAACATCTGCCTTTTATACAGGTGCCCACACTTACTGATTATCAATTAAGTGCATGTGACTAACAGCACCTGTCACTTACTCTCTTAACTCCCTTGGAAGCTGTGTGAATGTACTTAAGTTTTTTACCCCACTGCGGAGATTcctgaataaaatatttttttcacatgactgtaggCATGTCATCTTTAGCTGTCACCTAGCTAGCTAATTTGCTGTTAACATCTGAATCGCCTCGATCtcataaaaccttttttttctcagacaACTGGAATGATTAATACTCGGTACTTTATCCGATACTTCATCCACTACATAGATCATTTTATTGGTTTGCACTTAATTGGGATCCGGGAGTCCGATTCTATCCAATCTTTTAAATCACGGTTAAAAACCTATTTGTTTAATCTCGCCTTTCCTGCTTGTTAATGCTCGCACCTGACTCTTAGACTTactctatttttctttatacatattttttatgGTTTGTGCTTTTACTATGTTTTTACTTGATATGCATTTTATACTACCCCTGTGTATTAGTGGCATTGACCTGTGAGTATATTTGATACTTTGCTGAGGCCTTATAATACTCATGTTACTTCTCTGTCTCttatgttaagcactttggtataccgctggtttttaaatgtgctctataaataaagattgttgttgttgttgttgttgttgttgttgttgaaagaATTTGGACTGTTTTTAACATTTGGGCCAACAAGCCCACAGTTGCCTAAGGAGCTGTGGTTCAGATTGTCCACAAATTgtaaggttggtggtttgattcccAGACAGCATGTCACATTACCTTTGGGCTTGGTTAAATCCTCcctcaaaaataaaaacttgatGTGTGTCATCTTTATGTGATGACGAAAGCACCTTGTTaagtacaaaatgaaaatactaTGCGTGTGGATGACTGTTACTTGAACCGTAAAAGGCTGTGAATTGCCTGGGTTTGTAAAAGAACTATTTACATGCAGGATTACTAGAATATACAGTCTGAACAGTGAGCGTTTTCTCTCATCTTTTATTCATTAACACTGACTGACGTCTTGCAGTTTATTTCATTGTGAGCTCCATTCAGTACTGTCACACTCTGACAGGGAGTGACGCGCATCAAAATCTGCAGGATTTAAATGTAATCCCACTCACTTGTTGCACAAGGTCACAGTGTATTTAGTTTCATTGAAATAAATTTAATAGTATGCACAAATGTTAATTGTATTTTATACACCTGTCAACTTAAAGAAGATTTAGTTGCAGGAGGCTGTTCAGTGCCCTTTTGTGGAATTTCAATCACCATCACTCACTGTAGTAAACACCGTGATTGGTACAACACATAGAAAGCCCGATGTTTATAAAGGGCAGAAACAAATGGATGCAGTAATCATCTATTCTATTTTATGCTACTTATGTGGTGGatgttttaattaaatgaaGTACAGATTATTCAGAGTGATTGTTTTGCACTGATGGAGTGGAAAGTAATTTAAAAGAGGATATAGGGTTGTAAAAGTTGCTAAACTGATTTTTGAAAAGCGCTGTTAGCGGTATTTTTAACTTTCCAATATATAAAAGTGTTCTGCTTTGCTTCTAGTAGCCTCTGGACTTCTGCAGAACTGCAAAGGATGGTAAGGTTGTTTGGTTCCAGGTGCTCTACCTCAGTGCGTAGTCTGCTCCCAAAACAGCACCAACAGTATGCAACGTTAGCGCCTCATTATTTCAAATCACAGAGTCCAAAACCAATGTGTGTCCAtctttttatatacagtctgtggtcaCATGCAAACATGAACAGGATTCTGAGCGCAGGCCATTTAATGACCATAGTTGTCTTTAAAAGCGGAGGTTTTGTGGATGTTATACAGGAAGCCTTTTGTTGTTCCTTGATATTCTTATATTGGAGCCTTTAGTAGCATGAAAACGGTATTAAATGACATTCTTGTTTTAGAAGCATAGTGAGTGTGAGTGCATCGAACAGTCCACttaaaaatacagcaaaaaacTGGCATAAGATAAGCTTctaacattttctgaaattgGCACAAAGGACTTTCAGAATAGCAACAGCTTTAACAGACTGGATTGTTCCATCCTTTTGTTAAATGAGGCACATGAAATATTGATTCAAATTATGCTGGCAGTGGAGATATTATCACCTTTGTGCTCTTATTCCATTTGGCACCATAAATAACACTTGAACCTACAAGCTGCGGCACAGCTTTTGTAGGTTGTTTGCAGTCATTCTTCACTCTGCTCAATATCTTTCTGCCTCTGTCGAAGTTCTGATATTACATTCATAAATATTATGTTGTGAGTGCAAAAATAACAAATCCAAACACAGGACCAAATTGCTTTGTCTGGATTTTGTCTCCGGACTTTTCTCACTCACACAGTGTAACAGCTGGGCAGTGTGGGTACACAATTTGTGTGACTTCTATGTTTCATTGATGCTTGAACTCTTAAAATGACTGAGAAAAAGGTAGAAATTACACACCTGATAATAGGCAGACACTGCAGATAGTCTGGTTAGAGGTAATTGCATGGTCAGGAACCCCTCATCATCTTTCCTGGAAATAATCTCTCATATTCAACGTCACTTTTATTATTGccttccactttttttttcctttttcttctttttttccattattttccCGCAAAAGCTCATCCTTCACAactcaccccccacccccccaactGGCCTG
The genomic region above belongs to Oreochromis niloticus isolate F11D_XX linkage group LG11, O_niloticus_UMD_NMBU, whole genome shotgun sequence and contains:
- the ndufaf6 gene encoding NADH dehydrogenase (ubiquinone) complex I, assembly factor 6 isoform X2, whose protein sequence is MWSWHRQVKDSVSQKTIGLMRMQFWKTAIEEIYRDEPPNQPVSTELWRAVRTHKLTKRWLLRIITEREKDLDDRAYRNLQELEAYSENTQSSLMYLLLECLGVKNVHADHAASHIGKAQGIVTCLRATPYHSSRRKVYLPMDICMLHGASQEDFIRGSREQNIRDVVYDIASQAHVHLQHARSFSHNVPAAAAPAFLPTVVLEDYLHRVRRVDFDVFHKSLQNRNPLLPIQLYIRSWKKTY
- the ndufaf6 gene encoding NADH dehydrogenase (ubiquinone) complex I, assembly factor 6 isoform X1, giving the protein MLKGNMAAGVSVKHGLLCSKARLIYGLQRKISPYSVCIQRAAEIQSVRASSSTTGDSQHTEKYCLDLVRSRDYDGFLSSLLLPEKARRSSLALRAFNVELAQVKDSVSQKTIGLMRMQFWKTAIEEIYRDEPPNQPVSTELWRAVRTHKLTKRWLLRIITEREKDLDDRAYRNLQELEAYSENTQSSLMYLLLECLGVKNVHADHAASHIGKAQGIVTCLRATPYHSSRRKVYLPMDICMLHGASQEDFIRGSREQNIRDVVYDIASQAHVHLQHARSFSHNVPAAAAPAFLPTVVLEDYLHRVRRVDFDVFHKSLQNRNPLLPIQLYIRSWKKTY